TGCAAGATTGAGAACGTCGGAAACGCTCTCGCAAGAACGAAATATATGGAGCAAGAGCTCCGTCGCCAGGCGATCCATCGGTAGGGTGTATATTCTGTTATCAAGTAATATGTCAGCACAGCGGATGGGAACAGCAGCGTGTAATGTCAGAGCTACCTACTAGAAAACTTCTTAATAGTTACGGACACGGTATGTTTGAAGACCGGAGAAGCGTCAACCTTGACAGCGTCGTGATATCAATGAGTCaacgccgccgccgtcgcaAATAAGGGTATCTAGTTAGGTGCAAACCCCGCCGTTGGGGCtgacagaagaggaagcgaTCTGATATAGAGCAAGCATACTGAAGAATATCGTAGGTGATGCAAAACGAGTATCCCACAGCTGCGAACAGCTGGATGGCAAATGTGCCGCCATGGTGGACGGAGAAAGTTGGAGTCGGAGTGTCCCTCCAGGATGTCCAACCCCGGTTTATAAGTAACTATACACCCCGCTTATCTAATCTCCGCCCCTTGCTTTACTAAAACTCCTTGTTGGGTCGATATGGTCTCAAGTACGGAGCCAATTATGGCTTTAGATGTTCTTGTTTCCATAAAGAAACCCCCTTTTTTGGTAATTAAATCCGTTCAATTCTCTAACGGGCAACAAAACAAGTTTGTAGCATACAATGTCCCATATCTTGCCTGAAATTTGGGATTGCAGCCACAGCCTTGAAGAGCATATGAAACTTTTAAATTATACTTCACACCTAGACGCCGTAGAATGGATCGAAACAATGTACCCTCGCATCACATGTACATCCCCTCAGGATATCAAGTCTAATGCTggtggaagaaaagagacagaAACGACAAGTGGACCGAATCGGAATCATGATGACCATAAGAGCTGTTTAAGAAAAGAGGCTCTTATTGTCGAGAGGACCTGGCTTCCTCTCGCCTTCTGCCAAACCCAACGTAGAGCGCTTCGAAATCAAATTGGTTTGAACATCCCGACGTTTCGCGTACCGCGCAGCCTTGCTCAAACGGATCTCACTACGGACCTGGTTGGGGCTCACATACTCCTTGTTCTCGTAGATGACAGGGCCACCGAAACTGCCTTCAAGGATGACAATTGGCGTAAGGACGAAACGAGGTCCAATCTCAACGAGGGAGATCTCAGGTTCAGCattcttgcccttgggcGCGGGCTTGCtgttctcctcgtcctttTTGGCTCCACCTTCGGACTCTCTAATCTCATAGACGCGAATCCAAATCTTGCCATCCACACCGAAGACACCGATGACACGGTCAATAAAAGGCTTCATGCCCTTGACACCACGCTTGGGCACACAAAAAACTCCACGCAGCATTTCCCTGATCAATCCGCGGTACTCGTTTCCTGGGCTGCTCATCACCGGACCCTGCTCGTCAAACGACCGATCGAAAACGACAATGCCACGGCCACCCTTCAAACAGTTACCACTAAATCCAGTGTTCAATTCGCCCATCGTGTGCAGGTTTGTGACGTGAAACTTGATCGTAGGTCCATTGGGAGGACGAGCCAGCCACAGATACAAATCTTGACCGCGCTTACGTGCTTCGAGGAAGAAAATGACGTTGCATGAGTGGAGGTCTGCGAGGGAGTTCAAGAGTAGATTGTAACCGGCCGTCTTCTTTTTCGTATCTAATTTGCTTTCTTTGTGCGTGTGAGGGAGCAAAGCGCAGAGATCGGAGAGCAAGTGCCGGTGGCTAGAATCGCTCGTCAGTGTCTGAAAAGTAAGTCCGAGTTCGCGAAATCCCTCAACATACCGATATGTCACACCTCTTGAGGTCAACATAAGAACACGAGTCTTGGGCATGAATCCAGCGGCCAGCTGCTTCTTGGCCGATTCCGCAGTatgctcatcttcgtcttcgtcgctGTCGCTTGTATCATCGGCTCCAGCGAggagatcttccatctccaCGTCTACCTCATCCTGATCTTCGGCAATTTGCCGAGGCTTCTTCTTAGTCACTGTCTTGTAAACGGCAGCCATTATTATTGTAATAGAATATTTCGGCTGAACTTTTTCGATTCCTGACTGTCGCAGAGAAAAGCTCCACAAGGGTACCAAAAATATGCAGGCAGAATATTTTTTATAATTCACCGCCTTTGGAGTATAAGGTCACGTGAACTATCCACGCCTACAAATTCTTGGCATCCCCATATCGAGAGGTCTTGATATATTCCCAAATGTCTTGCTCGATTAGTACTATGTCTCTCTTCTGACACAGGCTGGAACGACTACTGCTACCAATCGCCAAGTTTATTTCCTCAAGCAGCATTGTTGATGAGACATACACGCTCGTAAAAGCAGATATTCCCCGTTCTCTGAACGTTTTATTTTCAAAATGACTCCAGTGCCCTGTCCAGATCAGAAAAGCCTTCCTGTCCCACTTTCATGCCTGCAACCCGGTTCGCGAAGTGTACTTTCTTCTCGAGATCCCAATTTCCCTGGCAGAGCCAAGCATATAACATTCCAGCTATGAATGTATCACCAGCTCCGATAGTACTTGCATTGATCAGTATTTCTATCAAAAGCCTTCAAAATATGGACTTACTCAACAACCTTAAGGTCTGGTGCTGCGTACGCAGGACTTTGAAACAGTTCACCGGTTTTAGTATCTAGAGCTACAGCTCCTTCGTCTCCCCATGTACAACACAGGAAAGACCTGATGAAGTATAATCAGTCGACCACAGCGCCCCATGGATAAGGCCTAAGGACTGTCTTACGCGTTGGTTGTCATCGGCTGTTGCTTTTGAAGGCATTCTTCGGCTGATGCATAGCCTTGACCCTGGACGCAGTTTAGCAGACTGTATCTGAGAGACTCCATGACGGCCGCAGTATGCAGTCATACCTGAGCCCAGCTCTTCGAGTAGAAAACCACGTCTGCCTCAATCGCAAGCTCCTGGAGACCGTGCCGTGCAGGTTTCTCTACTTCGACGCTGATCTGGATTGAAGGATAGCATCGGCGTAGATAACGCATGCATGCCAATGTCACCTCTGGTATCCGACCCTACAATTTGAACATGAGTATCCTGTATGCTTTACAGAAAATGAAAGTCGCAGACCTCAAAGTGAAACCAGGTAGCAGTGGAGCCAATCTTATCTGCAATTGCTGTAAATTCCTCAATAGTCATTTCCGGAAGCTCATTGTAGTTAACAATCGTCCTGCTTCCGGACGCTTGACTTTTAATGATATAACTCGATGCCGGTTCACTGAATTGTTCACGATAGATGCAATGCCCGAGTTGAACTCCAGGTCCAAAGCTTGCCAGGATCTGCTGCGATGCAACGGATGCCTTCGCGGGCAGAACTGCGACAAGGTTCAGCGAGacctttgaggttgtctggCTGTGTGCTATCAATTGCTGCAGCACCTCCAGGGTGTTCGGACAGTTTCCTCCGCGGCGATGAGAGATACGAGAAGCACGCAActtctcgtcttctcccGGGTAGTGAGGAGCTCTGCGTTGATGGTAAGCTCTTATTGGTTTGTCAAGAAGATGCGGGGGACGAGTTTCCAACCAACGTTAAGATTGTGTCAGCATAGCATGCACCTACTGTGACCAGCGACATGTTCCCAGACTTTAATAAATAAAGAACTCGATGTTTAATACTCCCAACCGGCAGTAAGGAGACTGCAGTTACGGACGTGTGGTAAGAATGAGACTTTGGGGAGAGGTTGTTGATTCGCATATTAGTCATGCCCCACAGGCGACATCAGTGTCGACGACATTGACAGTATGGCAGCTTGCTGCGATAAAATATGCTACATCCGGGTTTCTAAGTACTAAGTATCTGCGAATATACCATTTCATAACGTTTTGCCGCAGCCTCATGGTCAAGGCAGTACATAAAAAAAGTACGAAGTAGTCAAAGGACTTCAAATAACAAGCTACGCGACATCAAGATACAAAGCCAAGAACTAAGAGTTGTGCAAGATATTGTCTCCCTCTTGCCTATTCCCAACAATCATCGCCTGAATGACCTTTACTGTCAGTGAACATTCGAGGGAAACGCCGATGATCAGGCTGCTCACGAGATATCCTCAACGTGATGACGAGAGAATTTTCCTGGCCATTACATGTCAGAGGAGGGTTACATGCGCCATCAGATCGAGATGTACTTACAGATTGCATGGAGCTACCGCAGTTGGGCTCTTAGTCTTCGTCATTCGAGTTTTGAGCCGGCTGGTTAGGTTGGCCGCTCGGTGCGGACGTAGTATTTGGGAAATTTTCTCTTTTGAGACGGCCGACCTCCAAGCTTTCACTCTGTCAGCAATCTCAGGTCACGAAGGATGTTTACAGAGAGGGTAGAATCTGTCTATCAGAGCGAATGAACTCTCGGAAGGGAGGATGAGTCAAGGTGAGATATTCACCCAATTTAGAATACAGACTTACCGAGCGCCATTCCAAGAAATGTTAGGCTTCATTGGTCTGAGGGTTTCAGCAACCTGGTGCCAGATCTTCTCCGAGATCGTCTGATCCAGTTCCTTCAGAACGGCGACAAGCAAGGCGATCCTAAGTTCGTTGGTCCAAAATTTGGAAGGTTGTGGGGTGGGGGTTTCTGGGGACTGCAACTCCTGATCACTGAACGCAACAGATGCGTGTGTTTGGGGCAACTCAGaaccatctgcagcagctgaGGTACTTTGGGCGGGGGCAGATGACTGAGTCTTTGGCTTTTTTGCGCCGCGCTTTCTGCCAGgcgccatcttctgccgGTGACTGGCGCTgtcatcttcgccttctaGGCCCTTTCTCTTAGCAGATACCATTTTTTATATTGGCGATTGGTAATATTCAGTCAATCAAAATAAGTTGTTGTGAACGATCGAAGATCTGCTATGATATGATAGTTGAGTCTttgaaagagagagaagcagaagacgcccatcttaGTTTAAATAACCAGCGCCGAGAGAAATGCATGAATATTTTCCATGTGTGCTGTATAGTATGGCACTTCACCAGCCCTATTTCCATGCGCAGTCGCACTGCTGGCATCAGTATATCTTTTGGCCTGAGTTCATCACTGGCCCATGACCATGGTGCGATTCACTGAGGCCCAGTCAGCCCACTCCAAACATTGCATCCccctctttcctcctctttgcTCAGGCAGAAATAATGATATAGAGAGATAGTAGGCAGCATATCATAGACCATCTCTTACGGAGCTCTTCTCCCTGTTTTACTGATCCATGTCTCTCGTCACATCAAACTAGCATCTCATGACCCTAGAAGCGGTGTCAACTGATGTCATCCGGGAACACATCACTGAGAGAAAACACATAATATTGCACTTACAGTTCTAAGATCCTATCTTTTGACAAGAGTTCCCTCTCTTCAAATTATCTTCTGCTGGGGCATTGTTGCATGTCGACTACACTAGAACCACCTAGCTGGCAAGGTATCTAGACAACGATTTCTTGTTCGTAGAAGTAACACTGCAGTGCAAATTCAAGAATGCATCAAAGCAATAAAGTAGAAGTAGTGAGATATGAACTTCAGCGATGATAAACTATTTTATAAGTCGGAATATATTTCCTCCGTCTAGCCCTAACATCATGACGAAGATGTATTCATTCCAGTGAATCCTGACTGCTTTTTGAGAATTTAATCCCTGTACTCTCATTGTGAACTATTTATCAATATCATATTTTAGAAGCACGGCATGTAAAAGACTGGCATATTTGCCCTTTCGTGCTCCCCCAACGCAGGTTTGGGAGGATGAGATAGACAGGTGAAGGGCTTGACTCGCATCAATTATCAAATGAACTTAAATTGAATTAATGTAAAACAGAAAATATAGTCTCGAAATATCCCTCGAGATGTACAAACAGAGTACCATTATTCGCAACAAATGCATCGCTAACATTCTATACAAGCATCGACACGCAAAGGCTTCACATTTAAAATCTGGTATGTACAGGCCCATGATTAATTTCGACCCGGGTCATCTGGGGAAAATTGCGCTGACGGTTGTTTTTATTTCGCGGCTTAAAAGACCTTCCACCAGTATTCTTAGTCCTGAGAGTCTGATCCCAGCCTCGCTCTTGCTGTCCACGAGGAAAGTCACGTCCGCGTGACGGTATTTGAGGAGAGCTGCGAGGATGGGTGTACGGACCAGCCGTGGAGGTTGCTTCGTGGGAGCACCGAGGACGGCGTGCAGGGTGTACATTTGGATCGTATTCCGAACTCGTGTGATGTTGATATTGTACGCCGCTGCTCTGTGTGTGGCGACCAATGCTGGAAGGCTGAGAGTTCGGTGTAATAACTTCCGGCATGACTCTCTCTGTCTGTTGAGGACAGCGCCTCGATTGCATGCTGGGGGATTGCTCGCTCGCGGGCGGCGTAAGCTCGCTTCGTAGCGTAACCTCTCGGACGACCAGTACATCCTTATCTTCTGGACTGTTCACGGCTCCGGACATCATAGGAAGAATTTCGTCTGTCATTTCTCGCAATTCGGCATGGCGCTGGCGATCACGCAAGATAGCTGCAGCCTCTTTGTTGAGTCCCTGAAGCGGTTTCTGTAGTTTGGCCGCACCTATTAGTCCTCGATCGTGGAGTCCATTGAATGATTATCGTACCTCAAAGCGTGCACTGTAATCTCCACACATCACTTTGGAGACACGTTTGAAGTCGGGAGAGGTCATGTTCATTTGCTCGAACACTGCCATTAGCATCACCTTGTCCTTCCAATCGTCCCACCTTATGCGAGAGGCAGGCATTGTTTAACGTTGCCGGTCAAGGCTCGACAAGGCTTCAGGTAGAGCGGCCTTTAAGAGACAGAAAGGAGATTGGAGATCGGAGCGACGTTAATTGAATGGATGAACCTGAGGTTTCAACGGAAGTATAGAAGATAACAGCGGCCCAAGTACTTATAATCTGTCCAAAAGGAGCTTGATGGCCATCACACGCCTTAAGACGCGCACGCGTGTCTATACCACAGTCGAAGATGTCATAATAAAAAGCAATCCAAGATGCAGGATTAGCTCAAGACTGATTAAATTAGTGGAGCCGGAGCTGCAGGAACCATGTGTCGTCGTTGCCATAGTCTACAGCTCCTGGAGGACTAGAATGAATGGCTGTCCTGACAGCGAGGTAGATTTTGTGCTACCAACTGGAAACTAAACCGTACTCAGTGAGTCTATTTGCCTGAATCGCTCTGTCAACGTGTGCAATGGATAATTTTCCTGTTGTGAAATTCTGAAGAGATTCCAACCTAACCTACAGACTCTGAGCTGTCATATTGATAACCATTGTGGGGACCAAGCGGGCATGACAG
The DNA window shown above is from Aspergillus fumigatus Af293 chromosome 1, whole genome shotgun sequence and carries:
- a CDS encoding ribosome biogenesis protein BRX1; translated protein: MAAVYKTVTKKKPRQIAEDQDEVDVEMEDLLAGADDTSDSDEDEDEHTAESAKKQLAAGFMPKTRVLMLTSRGVTYRHRHLLSDLCALLPHTHKESKLDTKKKTAGYNLLLNSLADLHSCNVIFFLEARKRGQDLYLWLARPPNGPTIKFHVTNLHTMGELNTGFSGNCLKGGRGIVVFDRSFDEQGPVMSSPGNEYRGLIREMLRGVFCVPKRGVKGMKPFIDRVIGVFGVDGKIWIRVYEIRESEGGAKKDEENSKPAPKGKNAEPEISLVEIGPRFVLTPIVILEGSFGGPVIYENKEYVSPNQVRSEIRLSKAARYAKRRDVQTNLISKRSTLGLAEGERKPGPLDNKSLFS